The Archangium primigenium genomic interval CCCGTCTGGGCCAGGGACATGGCCTCGCCCGAGTCCGCCCACCGCGCGCGCAGCCGGGAGACGTTGCCCTCCCCGTAGCCGTTGAGCTGCGCCAGGTCCGCGCACCCCAGCATCTCCAGGGCCTGGCGGTTGGCGCGCTTGATGCCCGTGGCATCGCCCACGTAGAGCGCGTCCGGGATGCTCTCGAAGACGGCCTCCAGCTCGGCCTGGACCGACTCGACGCGCCGGCGCGCCTGCACGCCCTCGGTCACGTCCAGGGCCACGGCGATGACCCCCTCCACGAGGCCCGCCTCGTCGCGCAGGGGCGTGTAGAAGACGTCGAGGAACACCTCCCCCAGGCGCTGCTCCCGGGCCAGGGAGCCCTCGCCCGTCTCGAGCACGCGCCGCATCCGCTCGAGCGTGAGCTCGCACTCGGGCGTGGGGAAGCAGTCCGCGAAGGGCCGACCGAGCAGCGCCTCCGCGGGCTGGCCCCAGAGCCGGCACGCCAGGGGGTTGACCAGGTCGAGCACGAAGCCCGGCCCCCGGAGGATGGTGATGGCCAGGGGGGCCTGGGCGAAGAGGGCGTGCAGCCGGGCGCGCTCGGCGCTCGTGCGGCCCAGGCTCGTGCGGCTCTCCTCCAGGGCCCGCGTGCGCTCGAGCAGCGCCTTGCGCTGGACCTCCAGGTGCTGGCGCTGCAGGTACAGGTCCACGAACACCCGCAGCTTGGTGGTGAGCACCGCGGGGTTGAACGGCTTGATGAGCAGGTCCGAGGCGCCCGTGGCATAGGCCTCGGTGACGAGCGCGTCCGTGTACGGCTGGCCGGTGACGAAGAGGAGGGGGATGTGGGCGCCGCGGGCCTGGCGCTTGAGCGCGCGCGCCACGTCGAAGCCGTTGAGCCCCGGCAGCCCGACGTCCAGCACGATGGCGGCGAAGTCCTCCTCGGCCGCGCGCGCCAGGGCCTCCTCGCCCGTCTCCACCAGGACGATCCGCTGGCCGAGCGACATGAGGGCCCGCTCGACCATGTAGCGGCCCACCTCGTCGTCATCCACCACCAGCACGCTGGCCTGGGAAGGCAGGAGGGGCTCGTCGACGGCGGGGGCGGAAAGGGTCTCGGCGCTCATGATCGCGGCGGGTCGGGCAAAAGCCCCCTCCCGGCCCACCACTATGCCGAGCGCCCACCCCAAACAAAAGCACCGGCTCGGGGCGCGGGCCGGGCCATCCAGGAGTGAACCCCGGCGGCGCGCCCCCGGGCAGGGCTACGTCCGAGGCACGCGGGCCGGGTCGAGCGACACCGTCGCGCCCGTGACGCGCCCCCCACACGCCCCACACGTCAGGGCCGCCTGGAGCGGCGCGCCGCAGGCATGGACGAAGGGCGCCGCGAGCGCCGGGCCCGCCGGCGTCCACTTGCGCCCCCACTCCAGGAGCCCAAGCAGCACGGGCGCCAGTTCCGCTCCGGCCTCGGTGAGGTGGTACTCCTGGCGCACTGGGCGCTCCGAATAGGGCACCCGGCGCAGCACCCCGGCCTCCACCAGCTTGCGCAGGCGCGCGGTGAGCACGTCCCGGGGCGCCCCCGTGTGGTGCGCGATGCCCTCGAAGCGCCGCACCCCATAGAAGACCTCGCGCAGCACGAGCAGCGACCACTTCTCCCCCACCGCCTCCAATGCGCTGGCCAGCGAGCACTCGCGCGGGCCTCCCACCTGCTTCGCCATGCCCTCATCCTAACAACTCAGTTGGAATTTCAAACCCATGTGCTAGGGTGCGTTCAGTTTGATTTTCCAACCGACCCGGCCCCCGAGAGGGAGGCCCCGGGTCCCCCCGTCCTGAGGAGACCGAGATGAACGCGCTCGCACTGCTGTTCGTGGCCCTGGTGGCCGCCATCCACCTCTACATCGTGGTGCTGGAGGCCTTCCTGTGGACCAAGCCGCTGGGCATGAAGATTTTCAAGACGGAGCCGGCGTTCGCGGCGGCCTCGGCGACGCTGGCGGCCAACCAGGGCCTCTACAACGGCTTTCTCGCCGCGGGGCTCATCTATGGCCTGGTGGCGGCGGATCCCATCGGGCTGCACTTCAAGCTCTTCTTCCTCGGGTGCGTCATCGTGGCGGGCCTCGTGGGCGCGGCCACGGTGAGCAAGCGCATCCTCTATGTGCAGTCGGTGCCGGCGGCCATCGCCCTGGCGCTCGTGCTCGCCGCGCGCTGAAGGCAGGCGAGGAGGCGGGCCCACGCACGGTTCCGCCACGACACGCTTGCAACCCGGACGCCTGCCCGACATCCCTACCGCATGATTCGTTTCACCTCCCGCTTCATTGATTCCATGCCGGGTGACCCGCTCACCGACCGGCGTCCGCGTCAGGTCCAGGGTGCGCTCTGGTCCAAGGTCCAGCCCACGCCCGTGCCGGCGCCCCGGCTCGTGGCCTGGTCGCCCGAGGTCGCGGCCGGGCTGGGGCTGGACGCGGCGACGCTCCAGTCCGCCGAGGCTCTGCGGGTGCTCTCGGGCAACGGGCTCTGGCCGGGCATGGTGCCGTACGCGGCCAACTATGGCGGCCACCAGTTCGGCAACTGGGCGGGCCAGCTCGGAGACGGGCGCGCCATCGTGCTCGGGGAGCTGGTGGCGCCGGACGGCCAGACCCAGGAGGTGCAGCTCAAGGGCGCGGGCCCCACGCCCTACTCGCGCCGCGCGGACGGGCGCGCGGTGCTGCGCTCGTCCATCCGCGAGTTCCTGTGCAGCGAGGCCATGCACCACCTGGGGGTGCCCACCACCCGGGCGCTGTCGCTGGTGGCCACGGGGGACCAGGTCATCCGGGACATGTTCTACGACGGCAACCCCGAGGCCGAGCCGGGCGCCATCGTCTGCCGCGTGGCGCCGAGCTTCCTGCGCTTCGGCAACTTCGAGCTGTGCACGAGCCGCGAGGACGTGCCGCTGCTGCGGCAGCTGGCGGACTACACGCTCACGCACTTCTTCCCGGAGCTCGGCGCGCCGTCCCGGGACGCCTACGCGGCCTTCTACCGGGAGGTGGCGCGCCGCACCGCGCGGCTCATCGCCCACTGGCAGGCGGTGGGCTTCGTGCACGGGGTGATGAACACCGACAACATGTCCATCCTCGGGCTCACCATCGACTACGGCCCCTATGGCTGGGTGGACGACTTCAACCCCGGCTGGACGCCCAACACCACCGACGCCGAGCGGCGCCGCTACCGCTTCGGCAACCAGCCCGGCATCGGCATGTGGAACGTGGAGCGGCTGGGGGTGGCGCTCCTGCCCCTGCTCGACAACGACGAGGCGCCGGTGGTGGAGGGGCTGCACGAGTACCAGCGCACCTACGAGGCCGAGTCCGCGCGCCGCTATGCGGAGAAGCTCGGCCTGTCCGCCCTGGACCAGGAGGGGGACGACGCGCTCGTGCGGGACGTCTTCGCCTGGCTGGCCGAATGGGAGACGGACATGACGCTCTTCTTCCGGGGCCTGTCGCGGGTGGCGGCGGCCCCCAGCGCCCCCGAGGCCTGGCCCGAGGCCCTGCGCGAGGCCTTCTACGGCCAGCCCCCGGCGGCGCACGTGGCGCGGGGCGTCGCGTGGCTCCAATCCTGGTGGCGGCGCACGCGGCAGGAGCCCGGCACGCCCGAGGAGCGCGCCCGGCGCATGGACGCGGTCAATCCCAAGTACGTGCTGCGCAACTGGCTCGCCCAGGAGGCCATCGACGCCGCGCACGCGGGAGACGACTCGAAGGTGCACGCCTTGCAGGAGGTGATGCGGCGGCCCTTCGACGAGCAGCCCGGCCGGGAGGCCTACGCGGCCCGGCGGCCCGACTGGGCCCGCTCCAAGCCCGGCTGCTCGGCGCTCTCGTGTAGTTCCTGAGCGGCGGCCACATCCTGCGTCGGACGGAAGGCTGGTAGTACACTGCCGCGGCCCCGGGCCCCTTGGCCTGGCGCCTCCCGACATGCCGCATACCTCCCGCCCGCAGGCCTCGCTGTCCCGCTCGACGTTGGTGAAGATGGGCGTGCGCATCGCGGCGGTCATCGCGATGACCACGCTGCTCAGCTATCTGCACGTGCTGGGCACCGTGCGCGCCGAGCACCTCGAACGCCTGGCGAGCTACGTCGCGGAGCGCGCGCACCGCGAGGAGATCATCTTCCTGCTCGCGGAGGACAACCACGTCGTCCTGCGCGACGCCTTCACCGAGCGGCTCCAGCAGGCGGGAGCCGACGACGCGCGCTTCGCGCGGCTGGTGCGGCGGCTGCCCGACGGCACCTGGCGCAACGCCCCCGAGTCCTTCGACGGCCGGCGGATGCCGGGCATCTTCATCCCCCGCGAGCTGACCCCGGACGCCGACCTGCGCCACCGCGTGCTCGCCGCCTACGACGTCCTCTCCTCCTACGGGCCCGCCTTCCATCCGCGCTTCACCAACACCTACATCGTGCTGCCCGAGGGCGTGGTGGTGCTCTACTGGCCCGAGCGCCCCACCTACTTCCAGGACGCCGCGTCGGACTTCTCCATCCTGTCGCTCGACTTCCTCACCCGGACCGTGCCCGAGAACAACCCCACCCGGCACACCGTCTGGTGTGACGTCTACGCGGACCCGCACACCCATGCCTGGATGGTGACCGTCGCCACGCCCGTGGACGTGGGGGGCCGGCACGTGGCCACGCTCGGCAACGACGTGCTGCTCGCGGAGTTGATGGAGCGGGCCAGCCAGGATCACCTGCCCGGTGCCTACAACATGATCCTCGGGGACGAGGGGCAGCCCATCGTCCACCCGGAGCTGGCGCCCGCGCTGGACGAGCACCCCCACGGCCCCACGCCCCTGGGCACCGAGGGCCAGCGCGAGCGGCTGCGCGGCGTGTTCGCGCGCCTCCAGGCCGCCCCGGGCCAGACGGTGGTGGAGGAGCCCGAGGAGGACGCCTACCTCGGCCACGCGCGGCTGGAGGGCCCGGGCTGGAACCTCGTCACGGTGCTGCCCACGCACGTGGTGTCCAAGCCCGCGGTGCAGGCGGCGCGCTACGTGCTGGTGTTCGGCATGGCGTCCCTGCTCCTGGAGCTCGGCATCATGTCCTGGGTGCTCCGGCGGCAGATCACCGAGCCCCTCTCGCGCTTCACCCAGGCCACGGACCGGGTGGCCAGCGGGGAGACCGAGCTCGCGCTGGACACCGCCCGCCAGGACGAGCTCGGCCAGCTCGCCGGGGCCTTCCGGCGCATGGCGGACCAGGTGCGACGGCGCGAGGAGGAGCTGCGCCTGGCCAACGACGGGCTGGAGCGGCGCGTGGCCGAGCGCACCCAGGAGCTCACCGCCCTGCACGGGCGGCTCGTGGAGGCGGCGCGGCGCGAGGGCATGGCGGAGATCGCCACCAACGTGCTGCACAACGTGGGCAACGTGCTCTCCAGCGTCACCTCCTCCACCCAGCTCGCCCGGGAGCGGCTGCACCAGTTGCGCATCGAGCCCGTGGGCCGCATGGCGGCGCTCCTGCGCGAGCACCAGGCGGACCTCTCCGCCTTCCTCGGCCAGGACGAGCGGGGCCGGGTGCTCCTGCCCTTCATGGACCAGTTGGGCCAGCACCTCGCCGAGGAGCGCCAGCGCATCCTCGCGCTGCTCGACGAGGTGGGCCGCTACACCGAGCACATCGGCGACATCATCACCGTGCAGCAGGACCATGCCCGCACGCCGCGCACGCACCAGCCCGTCGTCCTCGCGGAGCTCGTGGAGGACGCCCTGCGCCTGGACGCGGCCCGGCTCGCCCACCGCCAGGTGAAGGTGGAACGGCGGATGGACACCCTGCCGCCCGTGCTGACCGACAAGCACAAGGTGCTGATGATCCTCATCAACCTCATCAGCAACGCCCGGCACGCCCTGGACACGATGCCCGCGGACGAGCGGCTCATCACCATCCGCCTGGACCAGCCCTCCGCCGAGCGCTTCCGGGTGGAGATCCGCGACAACGGCATCGGCATCGCGCCGGAGCTGCTCGCGCGCATCTTCCAGCACGGCTTCACCACGCGCGCCAAGGGCCATGGCTTCGGGCTGCACTCCGCCATCCTCGCGGCCCAGGAGCTGGGCGGCTCGTTGACGGCCCACAGCGAGGGCCCGGGACGCGGCGCCACGTTCACGCTGGAGCTGCCCTGCCGCTCCGTCCCCGCGCCGCCGAGCGCCTGACGTAACGTGGCGCCTCCACACTCCCAGGAGGCTCCTTCCCCCCCATGTTCCCCCGCTCGTGCCGGGCGCCGCTCGCGCTGCTCCTGCTGTCGTCCTCCCCTGTCCTCGCCGCGGATGACGTGACGCTGGCCCAGGCCTACAAGGCCCTCACCCGCCGCACCTGGGTGGACCTCACCCAGTCCTTCAGCCCCACCACGCCGGTGTGGCAGGGCTTTGGCCAGGCCAGCTTCACCGCCGCGTCGGACCCGGCGAGCTACCGGCCCTACACCCTTGAGCAGGACGGCTTTCGCACGACCTACTACTCCATGGTGGGGCAGTACGGCACCCACGTGGACCCGCCCGCGCACTTCCACGCCAACGCCGTCACCCAGGACCGCATCCCGCTCAAGGAGATGATCCTCCCGCTGGTGGTGTTCGACCTCACGCCGCTTTTGGGCAAGGAGCCGAACCACGCGCTGAGCGTGCAGGACATCCAGGAGTGGGAGAAGAAGCACGGCCGGGTGCCCGCGGGCGCCTTCGCCGCGCTGCGCACGGACCTGTCCAAGGACTGGAAGAACCCCGAGCGCTTCAAGCGCCACCCCTTCCCCGCCTGGTCCCTGGAGGCCGTGAAGTTCCTCGTGGAGAAGCGCGACGTGGTCGCCATCGGCCACGAGTCCCTCGACACGGACAGCACCCCCACCCTGGAGGCGGAGAAGTACCTGCTGGGCAAGGGCCGCTACCAGATCGAGGTCATGGCCCACCTGGACCAGGTGCCCGCCACGGGCGCGCTCATCGTGGCGTCCTGGCCCAAGGTGGAGAACGGCCTGGGCTTCCCCGCGCGCGTCTTCGCCATCCTGCCGTGAGGCGCGCTGGAGGGGACGCTCAGACCGACAGGCCCACCGTCAGCGTCGCGACGTACCCCTCCGCCGCGCTGCCCGTCACGCTCGCCAGCTGCAGGCTCGTCCCATCGCTGAAGACGTTGTCCTG includes:
- a CDS encoding DUF1304 domain-containing protein produces the protein MNALALLFVALVAAIHLYIVVLEAFLWTKPLGMKIFKTEPAFAAASATLAANQGLYNGFLAAGLIYGLVAADPIGLHFKLFFLGCVIVAGLVGAATVSKRILYVQSVPAAIALALVLAAR
- a CDS encoding ATP-binding protein, with the translated sequence MPHTSRPQASLSRSTLVKMGVRIAAVIAMTTLLSYLHVLGTVRAEHLERLASYVAERAHREEIIFLLAEDNHVVLRDAFTERLQQAGADDARFARLVRRLPDGTWRNAPESFDGRRMPGIFIPRELTPDADLRHRVLAAYDVLSSYGPAFHPRFTNTYIVLPEGVVVLYWPERPTYFQDAASDFSILSLDFLTRTVPENNPTRHTVWCDVYADPHTHAWMVTVATPVDVGGRHVATLGNDVLLAELMERASQDHLPGAYNMILGDEGQPIVHPELAPALDEHPHGPTPLGTEGQRERLRGVFARLQAAPGQTVVEEPEEDAYLGHARLEGPGWNLVTVLPTHVVSKPAVQAARYVLVFGMASLLLELGIMSWVLRRQITEPLSRFTQATDRVASGETELALDTARQDELGQLAGAFRRMADQVRRREEELRLANDGLERRVAERTQELTALHGRLVEAARREGMAEIATNVLHNVGNVLSSVTSSTQLARERLHQLRIEPVGRMAALLREHQADLSAFLGQDERGRVLLPFMDQLGQHLAEERQRILALLDEVGRYTEHIGDIITVQQDHARTPRTHQPVVLAELVEDALRLDAARLAHRQVKVERRMDTLPPVLTDKHKVLMILINLISNARHALDTMPADERLITIRLDQPSAERFRVEIRDNGIGIAPELLARIFQHGFTTRAKGHGFGLHSAILAAQELGGSLTAHSEGPGRGATFTLELPCRSVPAPPSA
- a CDS encoding protein adenylyltransferase SelO, yielding MIRFTSRFIDSMPGDPLTDRRPRQVQGALWSKVQPTPVPAPRLVAWSPEVAAGLGLDAATLQSAEALRVLSGNGLWPGMVPYAANYGGHQFGNWAGQLGDGRAIVLGELVAPDGQTQEVQLKGAGPTPYSRRADGRAVLRSSIREFLCSEAMHHLGVPTTRALSLVATGDQVIRDMFYDGNPEAEPGAIVCRVAPSFLRFGNFELCTSREDVPLLRQLADYTLTHFFPELGAPSRDAYAAFYREVARRTARLIAHWQAVGFVHGVMNTDNMSILGLTIDYGPYGWVDDFNPGWTPNTTDAERRRYRFGNQPGIGMWNVERLGVALLPLLDNDEAPVVEGLHEYQRTYEAESARRYAEKLGLSALDQEGDDALVRDVFAWLAEWETDMTLFFRGLSRVAAAPSAPEAWPEALREAFYGQPPAAHVARGVAWLQSWWRRTRQEPGTPEERARRMDAVNPKYVLRNWLAQEAIDAAHAGDDSKVHALQEVMRRPFDEQPGREAYAARRPDWARSKPGCSALSCSS
- a CDS encoding cyclase family protein, which codes for MFPRSCRAPLALLLLSSSPVLAADDVTLAQAYKALTRRTWVDLTQSFSPTTPVWQGFGQASFTAASDPASYRPYTLEQDGFRTTYYSMVGQYGTHVDPPAHFHANAVTQDRIPLKEMILPLVVFDLTPLLGKEPNHALSVQDIQEWEKKHGRVPAGAFAALRTDLSKDWKNPERFKRHPFPAWSLEAVKFLVEKRDVVAIGHESLDTDSTPTLEAEKYLLGKGRYQIEVMAHLDQVPATGALIVASWPKVENGLGFPARVFAILP
- a CDS encoding winged helix-turn-helix transcriptional regulator, which gives rise to MAKQVGGPRECSLASALEAVGEKWSLLVLREVFYGVRRFEGIAHHTGAPRDVLTARLRKLVEAGVLRRVPYSERPVRQEYHLTEAGAELAPVLLGLLEWGRKWTPAGPALAAPFVHACGAPLQAALTCGACGGRVTGATVSLDPARVPRT